Within the Opitutaceae bacterium TAV5 genome, the region GATCCTGGCTGTAAACCGTGATCGTGCTGATCTACGCGGGTTGGTTACCGACAGTTCATTGGTGCGTCTTGCCCGCATGCCCTAGGCTCGTGCGTGGCGGACGGATAGGCTCCGATACCGCTGCCCCTAACGTCAACATGCATGGGCCGGCCGCCCGGTCCCTGACTTGTGCCGCCATTCGGCCTTTGAAAGAACATCCTCCCCCTCTTCGCAGACGTGGTTGGCTTATGCGCAGCGAGTCATATGATCCCAGTCGACGGTTTTGAGCATGGCCCAGACAAAGCCGGCCATTTCGCGAGCGAGGGCCACGGTGATTTTGGGCTTCATCACGCCGCGCCGGCTCAGGTGCCATGCGCGGCTGTGCAGCCGCAACTGGACCTTCCAAGCCAATTCTTTTCTGTGCACGGGCTGGCCTTCCTGCCGTTTGGACAAGTGCGCGGAGACCTTGGGCGGTAACCAGGCGTGCTGGACCATTTCGACCAGTATCCAGCGCGCATGGGCGTTGCCGGCCTTGGTGATCGAACCGAGTTTGCGGGTTTGCCCCGAGCTTTCCTCCTTGGGCACTAGCCCAAGAAACGCCATCAGGTCACGCGGATGAGTAAACCTGCGTATATCGCCCAACTCTGCGACCAGCACGGCTGCGGCGACCAATTGAACGCCACGCAGCGTCATCAGAGCCTCGACCGCCGGATACAAGCGCCACAAGGGCGCCTGCAATTCCAGCAATTGCTCCAGCCGGTTCACCCGGTCCTCGCACTGACTGATGGCCAAAAGGTATTCCTCGAGCACCGCCTTGAGCCCCGGCAACGGCAACACCAGCTCTCGCAGATACCGACGGTGCGCCTCACTCCAGTTCGCCTTGCCCGAGTAACGATAACCATGACGCAACAAAAACGACTTGAGGCGCTGCCGGGCCCGCGTCAGGTCGTGCACCGCGTCCGCCCTGGCCCGGGTCAAATCGCGCATGGCTTCGTCCGCCGCGTCCGGCACGTGCACGGCGGTCAACTCCCCGGCCCGGTGCAACCGCGCCAGCATCTGTGCATCCCGGCGGTCCGTCTTGCGCCGTGCCGCCTTGTCCACCGGCGTCTTCGATGCAGCCACCA harbors:
- a CDS encoding transposase IS116 — its product is MRKTEHYVGLDVHKDTVMVAVADGGREGEVRLYGQISNDLHAIEKALRKIGSDGGALHVAYEAGPTGYVIYRRLMQLQIECVVVAASKTPVDKAARRKTDRRDAQMLARLHRAGELTAVHVPDAADEAMRDLTRARADAVHDLTRARQRLKSFLLRHGYRYSGKANWSEAHRRYLRELVLPLPGLKAVLEEYLLAISQCEDRVNRLEQLLELQAPLWRLYPAVEALMTLRGVQLVAAAVLVAELGDIRRFTHPRDLMAFLGLVPKEESSGQTRKLGSITKAGNAHARWILVEMVQHAWLPPKVSAHLSKRQEGQPVHRKELAWKVQLRLHSRAWHLSRRGVMKPKITVALAREMAGFVWAMLKTVDWDHMTRCA